Proteins from a genomic interval of Pseudodesulfovibrio nedwellii:
- a CDS encoding DNA internalization-related competence protein ComEC/Rec2 codes for MDKACWTSRSIVPGLLPWQFYGLAFVLGIVSFKHPIPAMAALGVVYLADYLLRDRMCRLPLLVFICCAVFGFGYASQRTPELPYETPEWAESRKPIMVRAVAERVEPRSSNRLRVVLGHIRCEVDGVEEILPGRMVLSIRHPRYRPSPGQDLEALLRVVPARGFGNPGGWDYGWYWQRQGVFWRAWPVGKASLQWGESPDDILWQLKARLRHAVAESVPETQGGAMVLALTTSDKSLLSSDTMNATRSAGLAHTLALSGLHVGFVAAMGFGLALLVGWIYPPLLLSIPRPKLAVLMAAPLVLGYAWLGQPSASLIRAATMFGFWGFLLLQGRGRVLMDGLFFALLTIVFVSPMSVFDLSLQMSVVAVAGIGLMYPHFRSLFLAGDSWPRQLVRWAIGIMCMSVCANIALLPLVSWYFGTMSPNILLNLVWLPVLGFVVMPLGLAGMFLTVFPWTQFIGGIFLGWAAQGADGLLVLLHTAGNAGLMPVFAVLRPLWPEMLGCAVLLIVAVSIVRSSRRVPVELAAIGFLLLVFPHISVMVADTRDQVQLTMLDVGLGQALVVSLPGGHRWLVDGGGGSRTFDLGEAVVAPALTYGRPPRLDGVFMTHPDVDHSHGLPFIFDRFQVGEFYTNGMMPRGRTGERMRKALARKHLSPQPLVAKAVVKLTDNAVFEVVHPNPQFKSGKANERSLVMRMVWKGSPLALLPGDVEKAGIDTILQEGSDIRAEALVLPHHGSRSSLDPRLYEAVSSQTVLCSNGYLNRYGFPHPEVARAAGGGVLTTSRYGQVKCRWDGNGYTVQSFYP; via the coding sequence ATGGATAAAGCTTGTTGGACATCACGATCAATCGTTCCTGGATTGCTGCCATGGCAATTCTATGGGTTGGCGTTTGTTCTCGGGATTGTGTCCTTTAAGCATCCTATTCCGGCCATGGCGGCACTCGGTGTAGTGTATCTGGCTGATTATTTGTTGCGAGATCGAATGTGTCGGTTGCCGTTGTTGGTTTTTATCTGCTGCGCGGTCTTTGGTTTTGGTTATGCTTCTCAGCGCACGCCTGAATTACCCTATGAGACACCCGAATGGGCGGAGAGTCGAAAGCCGATCATGGTACGGGCAGTGGCAGAACGGGTGGAACCACGTTCAAGCAACCGGCTTCGTGTCGTGCTTGGTCATATTAGGTGCGAGGTAGACGGTGTCGAAGAGATTTTGCCGGGCAGAATGGTATTATCTATTCGTCACCCTCGTTACAGGCCCTCGCCGGGGCAGGACCTTGAGGCTTTGCTGCGAGTTGTTCCGGCGCGTGGTTTTGGTAATCCCGGTGGTTGGGATTATGGATGGTACTGGCAGCGCCAAGGTGTTTTTTGGCGGGCATGGCCTGTGGGGAAAGCGTCCTTGCAATGGGGAGAGTCTCCCGATGATATCCTGTGGCAGTTGAAAGCCCGACTGCGGCATGCCGTGGCAGAGTCTGTCCCTGAGACGCAGGGTGGAGCCATGGTTCTGGCTTTGACCACGAGTGACAAATCACTGTTGTCCAGCGACACCATGAACGCAACACGGAGTGCGGGGCTGGCGCATACTTTGGCCCTGTCCGGGTTGCACGTGGGGTTTGTGGCGGCCATGGGGTTCGGGCTGGCGTTGCTTGTGGGTTGGATATATCCGCCGTTGCTTTTGTCTATTCCCCGCCCAAAGTTGGCGGTGCTGATGGCTGCTCCGTTGGTGCTTGGGTATGCATGGCTCGGTCAACCATCTGCATCATTGATTCGGGCAGCAACGATGTTTGGATTTTGGGGATTCCTGTTGCTTCAAGGGCGGGGCCGAGTGCTTATGGACGGGCTTTTCTTTGCCCTGTTGACCATTGTGTTTGTTTCACCCATGTCGGTTTTTGATCTCAGTCTGCAAATGTCTGTTGTGGCTGTGGCCGGGATTGGCCTCATGTATCCGCATTTCCGTTCTTTGTTTCTTGCCGGTGATTCATGGCCGCGACAACTTGTTCGATGGGCTATCGGCATCATGTGTATGAGTGTCTGCGCGAATATTGCGCTACTGCCTCTCGTTTCCTGGTATTTCGGGACGATGAGTCCTAATATTTTGCTTAATCTGGTGTGGCTGCCTGTGCTTGGTTTTGTGGTTATGCCGCTGGGGTTGGCGGGTATGTTTTTGACGGTCTTTCCGTGGACACAATTTATCGGCGGTATTTTTCTTGGGTGGGCAGCACAAGGCGCGGATGGGTTATTGGTTCTGCTGCATACAGCCGGTAATGCTGGATTGATGCCTGTATTTGCCGTGCTGAGACCGTTATGGCCGGAAATGCTTGGGTGCGCCGTGTTGCTGATTGTGGCGGTGTCCATTGTTCGAAGTTCACGACGGGTACCGGTTGAACTGGCTGCTATCGGATTCCTTTTGCTCGTTTTTCCACATATTTCAGTCATGGTGGCTGACACCCGTGATCAAGTGCAGTTAACTATGCTGGATGTCGGGTTGGGACAGGCTTTGGTTGTCTCTTTGCCCGGCGGTCATCGATGGCTCGTTGATGGCGGGGGTGGCTCGCGAACGTTTGATTTGGGTGAGGCTGTGGTGGCACCGGCTTTGACGTATGGGCGGCCTCCGCGTTTGGATGGAGTGTTTATGACGCACCCAGACGTGGACCACAGTCATGGCCTGCCGTTTATTTTTGATCGATTTCAGGTAGGGGAATTTTATACTAACGGCATGATGCCGCGAGGGCGTACAGGTGAAAGGATGCGGAAAGCCCTGGCTCGGAAGCATCTTTCCCCTCAGCCCCTGGTCGCCAAGGCTGTGGTGAAATTGACCGATAATGCCGTTTTTGAAGTGGTGCATCCTAATCCTCAATTTAAGAGCGGGAAAGCCAATGAACGGTCACTGGTCATGCGAATGGTGTGGAAAGGTAGCCCATTGGCCTTGTTACCGGGGGATGTTGAGAAGGCCGGGATTGATACCATTTTGCAGGAGGGAAGTGATATAAGGGCCGAGGCCCTTGTCTTGCCGCATCACGGGAGCCGAAGCAGTCTTGATCCCCGGCTCTACGAAGCCGTGTCTTCACAGACTGTCCTGTGTTCCAATGGATATCTCAATCGGTATGGGTTCCCGCACCCGGAGGTAGCGCGTGCGGCCGGAGGCGGGGTGCTGACAACTTCTCGATATGGGCAGGTCAAGTGTCGTTGGGATGGCAATGGATACACTGTGCAGTCGTTTTATCCATAG
- a CDS encoding MBL fold metallo-hydrolase, with translation MYFQFRGTRGSLPSPGADTIKYGGNTTCIEVRSDTDDLVILDAGTGIRELGVELSASMPVKCHLFVSHTHWDHIQGVPFFIPMFVPGNELTIYGPPDPVTMTGIEAVLAKQMEYPHFPVRVAELQANISYNTLSDGQVVDLGFAKVSTILMNHPAMNFGFKVECDGKSLFFTGDHEHLQNIYQPEDAEFEEYEQVVQERSQVIVDFISGVDVLIADSQYTEEEYETKRGWGHSTYESALELARDTGAGKTYLTHHDTTRTDKQLDVIQDRLKEKWRDSGVRFELAREGEVIQI, from the coding sequence ATGTATTTTCAATTTCGGGGGACACGTGGCTCTTTGCCCTCACCCGGAGCGGATACTATTAAATATGGTGGCAACACCACTTGTATCGAGGTGCGATCCGATACCGATGATCTTGTCATTCTCGATGCAGGAACCGGCATTAGGGAGTTGGGTGTTGAGTTGTCGGCGAGCATGCCGGTCAAGTGCCATTTGTTTGTTTCCCATACGCATTGGGACCATATTCAAGGTGTTCCCTTTTTTATCCCCATGTTTGTGCCGGGGAATGAACTGACTATTTACGGTCCTCCCGATCCCGTGACCATGACAGGCATTGAGGCTGTGCTTGCCAAGCAGATGGAATATCCACATTTTCCGGTGCGTGTAGCCGAATTGCAAGCGAATATTTCTTATAACACATTGTCAGACGGGCAGGTCGTTGATCTTGGATTTGCAAAGGTTTCAACGATTCTCATGAACCATCCTGCCATGAATTTTGGATTCAAAGTGGAATGCGACGGCAAGAGTCTTTTCTTTACGGGTGATCATGAACATTTGCAGAATATATATCAGCCTGAAGATGCAGAGTTTGAAGAATATGAACAAGTCGTGCAGGAGCGCAGTCAAGTCATTGTCGATTTTATTAGTGGCGTTGACGTGTTGATAGCGGACTCGCAATATACGGAAGAAGAGTACGAAACGAAGCGGGGATGGGGGCATTCAACCTATGAAAGTGCTCTTGAGTTGGCTCGGGACACGGGTGCGGGGAAGACATATTTGACGCATCACGATACGACCCGGACTGATAAACAGTTGGATGTCATTCAGGATAGGCTCAAGGAGAAGTGGCGTGACTCTGGTGTGAGGTTTGAATTGGCGCGTGAAGGAGAGGTCATACAGATTTAG
- the murA gene encoding UDP-N-acetylglucosamine 1-carboxyvinyltransferase, giving the protein MDKLIIEGGVPLQGSIQVSGAKNAALPILMACLLAEGQVNLSNVPKLADIRTSLKLLNILGCETSFEDNKATSLCTGLKPEAPYDLVKTMRASVLCLGPLLARLGEAKVALPGGCAIGARPVDLHLRGFERMGAEFEITEGYIKGHCKGGLKGAQITLDFPTVGGTENILMAACLAEGESIIENAAREPEVADLANFLNACGAKITGQGTSVIKVQGVSSLSGCDYRVMPDRIEAGTYMVAAAITGGELEVLDCPFNALDAVSYKLREMGVWLQEEEDYVLVRRANGLLENVDVTTLPHPGFPTDMQAQLMALMCLGKGTGIIEEKIFENRFMHVLELVRLGADIRLKGRTAMVHGVNQLRGAPVMASDLRASASLVLAGLAAEGTTTIERIYHLDRGYENIEAKLSGVGARIKRVSG; this is encoded by the coding sequence ATGGATAAACTAATTATTGAAGGTGGCGTTCCGCTTCAGGGAAGTATTCAGGTCAGCGGAGCTAAAAATGCGGCTCTGCCTATACTTATGGCATGTCTCTTGGCAGAGGGGCAGGTCAATCTGAGCAATGTTCCCAAATTGGCTGATATCAGAACTTCTTTGAAACTTTTGAATATTCTTGGATGCGAAACATCCTTTGAAGACAACAAGGCTACGAGTTTGTGTACAGGACTCAAACCTGAAGCTCCGTATGATCTGGTTAAGACCATGCGTGCATCTGTATTGTGTCTTGGCCCGCTTCTGGCCAGATTGGGAGAAGCTAAAGTTGCACTCCCCGGCGGTTGTGCCATTGGTGCGCGTCCGGTCGATCTTCATCTTCGTGGTTTTGAACGCATGGGAGCCGAGTTCGAAATTACTGAAGGCTACATCAAGGGACACTGTAAGGGTGGCCTTAAAGGTGCCCAAATTACTTTGGACTTTCCAACCGTAGGTGGCACCGAGAATATTCTCATGGCAGCTTGTTTGGCTGAGGGTGAAAGTATTATCGAGAATGCGGCTCGTGAACCCGAAGTCGCGGATCTTGCGAATTTTCTCAATGCCTGCGGTGCGAAAATTACCGGGCAGGGGACTAGTGTGATTAAGGTCCAAGGAGTGTCTTCTCTTTCTGGATGCGACTATCGCGTCATGCCGGATCGCATTGAAGCCGGAACCTATATGGTGGCTGCGGCCATTACTGGTGGAGAATTGGAAGTGCTGGATTGTCCCTTCAACGCCTTGGATGCTGTCAGCTACAAATTGCGTGAAATGGGTGTGTGGCTGCAGGAGGAAGAAGACTATGTTTTGGTCCGCCGAGCCAATGGTTTGTTGGAAAATGTGGATGTGACCACATTGCCTCATCCCGGGTTTCCTACTGATATGCAGGCTCAGCTCATGGCTCTCATGTGCCTTGGTAAGGGGACGGGGATTATCGAGGAAAAAATCTTCGAGAATCGATTCATGCATGTTCTCGAACTGGTTCGTCTTGGTGCCGACATTCGGCTCAAGGGGCGCACTGCCATGGTTCATGGGGTGAATCAGCTCAGGGGAGCACCGGTCATGGCCTCTGATCTGCGGGCGAGTGCATCTCTCGTGCTGGCTGGCCTAGCAGCCGAGGGTACGACCACTATTGAACGTATTTATCACTTGGATCGCGGTTACGAAAACATCGAAGCCAAGCTTTCCGGTGTGGGCGCACGTATCAAGCGTGTCAGCGGATAG
- a CDS encoding HDOD domain-containing protein: MTELKNKLLTAVEKMPAFPQSVNQVLKLTGDINCSQRDLVEVIKRDPVFTLKILRLVNSAYFGLSREITSINQASVYLGLNTLKNVALGLAAVGAIPKSAGKHLDMGGFWLHSLAVATATRMLGLKLGVSRDDAADYFAAGLLHDVGKAVFALYMPEEFEDVSGRAAEPGAAFYQCEQDVIGANHADIGAMLAKKWNLPVELHDAIARHHSVGSGESSQLLDCLFAANQITKKLSFGAAGDFEIEPLPDSVRERFFMDMEELIEELPTLDEEVERARIFIKLGEA; encoded by the coding sequence ATGACGGAACTTAAAAATAAATTATTGACTGCCGTTGAGAAAATGCCTGCATTTCCTCAGAGTGTAAATCAGGTTTTGAAGCTGACTGGGGACATTAATTGTTCGCAGAGAGATCTGGTCGAGGTCATCAAACGGGACCCTGTCTTTACGCTCAAAATATTGCGGTTGGTTAACTCTGCCTATTTCGGATTGTCTCGCGAAATAACTTCCATTAATCAGGCCAGCGTGTATCTCGGCCTGAATACGTTGAAGAATGTTGCATTAGGTTTGGCGGCTGTCGGAGCCATACCCAAGTCCGCCGGAAAGCATTTGGATATGGGTGGATTTTGGTTGCACTCGTTGGCCGTGGCTACGGCTACGCGCATGCTCGGGTTGAAGCTTGGTGTTTCGCGTGACGATGCCGCTGATTATTTCGCAGCCGGATTGCTGCATGACGTTGGGAAGGCGGTTTTTGCTCTGTATATGCCGGAGGAGTTCGAGGACGTCTCGGGAAGAGCCGCTGAACCCGGTGCGGCGTTTTACCAGTGTGAACAGGATGTAATTGGGGCGAATCATGCCGACATTGGTGCCATGCTTGCCAAGAAGTGGAATCTTCCCGTGGAATTGCATGATGCCATAGCTCGGCATCATTCAGTAGGTTCGGGAGAGTCTTCCCAGCTTCTTGATTGTTTGTTTGCGGCCAATCAGATTACCAAAAAACTTTCTTTCGGTGCGGCTGGAGATTTTGAAATAGAGCCTTTGCCCGATTCCGTCAGGGAACGATTCTTCATGGATATGGAGGAACTCATCGAAGAGCTTCCAACTCTTGATGAGGAGGTGGAGCGTGCCCGGATATTTATCAAGCTTGGGGAGGCCTGA
- a CDS encoding lipid-binding SYLF domain-containing protein, translated as MDTRHCFIWPLILGFVLMAGCAGKTTRGADGDIAAANALVDEAANVLETTIRNDHEGVIGKMIDKAKGVLIIPAIGEASLLVSIGGGNAVLMASTDEGWTGPVFLTKGSVGFGFQAGVSKQSGVVLFMHEDDVRYMLLTGAILQAHARLIVLNIDYEIHETDEFYESGNVYFVGERSGLYAGLAVNSGGFTDRTVLNEAYTGVKGGGPRSILLEQKIQPEAAKRLRELLSQAGNEIKALNENAFTQAK; from the coding sequence ATGGATACACGTCACTGTTTTATTTGGCCCCTGATACTGGGATTCGTCCTGATGGCTGGGTGCGCCGGGAAAACCACCCGTGGTGCAGACGGTGATATTGCCGCTGCAAATGCACTGGTGGACGAGGCCGCGAACGTCCTTGAAACGACGATTCGAAATGATCACGAAGGTGTTATCGGCAAGATGATCGACAAGGCCAAGGGCGTGTTGATCATTCCCGCCATTGGCGAGGCGAGCCTGCTTGTGTCCATTGGTGGTGGCAACGCTGTTTTGATGGCCTCGACGGATGAAGGCTGGACCGGTCCGGTCTTTCTGACCAAAGGGTCGGTTGGATTCGGATTTCAGGCTGGAGTTTCAAAACAGTCTGGTGTCGTCTTGTTTATGCATGAGGATGATGTCCGTTACATGTTGCTGACTGGTGCCATTTTGCAGGCCCATGCTCGTCTGATTGTTCTTAATATCGATTATGAAATCCATGAGACTGATGAATTTTATGAATCTGGTAACGTATATTTCGTGGGAGAGCGGAGTGGATTGTATGCGGGGTTGGCAGTCAATAGTGGCGGCTTTACAGATCGGACAGTTTTGAACGAAGCGTATACCGGCGTGAAAGGCGGCGGGCCACGATCCATCCTTTTGGAACAGAAAATTCAACCCGAAGCTGCGAAACGTTTGCGTGAACTGTTGTCTCAGGCAGGGAACGAAATCAAAGCACTGAATGAGAATGCTTTTACTCAGGCAAAATAA